Proteins co-encoded in one Flavobacteriaceae bacterium MAR_2009_75 genomic window:
- a CDS encoding arylsulfatase A-like enzyme, with protein sequence MKSILLPFHYMLTTALLFAVISCSEEKKEKKSQKQPNILFIMSDDHAYQAISAYDSKLIQTPNIDRLAKEGVLFTNASVTNSICAPSRATILTGKHTHINGKIDNLMPFDTTQVTFPQIFQKNGYETAMFGKLHFGNNPKGVDEFMILPGQGFYINPDFKTSRGDTTITGYVTDIITDVTLNWLKEERDEEKPFMMMYLHKAPHRPWWPKPEKFAEFIQKEFPEPETLFDDYKNRGTAAKTAEMNLLTHMMYSHDSKIRPELVEKMGDKVTPKVEEFDNGFYGPYGRANAEQKAQYDVVLDKINADFEKNWPSMTDEEKMKWKYQRYMQDYLACISTVDDNVGRVLDYLDESGLAENTIVVYTSDQGFYLGEHGWFDKRFIYDESFKTPLLIKWPGKIAPGSVENEMVQNLDFAQTFLEAADIPVPDDMQGESLIPLLTGNKENWNREAVYYQYYEYPSVHMVKRHYGIVTKEYKLAHFYYDVDEWELYDRLKDPQELNNVYQDPEYADVVNDMTLKLKEIRKKYKDSSELDQKYIDIYKKMKAEKENDL encoded by the coding sequence ATGAAATCTATTCTACTACCATTCCACTACATGCTGACGACTGCCTTGCTTTTTGCAGTTATTTCCTGTTCTGAAGAAAAAAAGGAAAAAAAATCTCAAAAACAGCCCAACATTTTATTCATCATGTCTGATGATCACGCCTATCAAGCCATTAGCGCATATGATAGTAAGTTGATTCAGACACCGAATATTGATAGATTGGCCAAGGAGGGCGTGCTATTTACCAACGCCAGCGTTACCAATTCCATCTGTGCCCCATCAAGGGCAACCATATTAACTGGAAAACATACCCATATCAATGGCAAAATCGATAATCTGATGCCTTTTGATACGACCCAGGTAACCTTTCCGCAGATCTTTCAAAAGAACGGTTATGAAACCGCCATGTTCGGCAAATTACATTTTGGCAATAACCCGAAAGGGGTTGATGAATTTATGATCTTACCCGGTCAAGGCTTTTATATCAATCCCGATTTTAAAACCTCTCGCGGAGATACCACCATAACGGGCTATGTAACTGATATTATTACAGATGTAACTCTTAATTGGCTAAAAGAAGAAAGGGATGAAGAAAAACCCTTTATGATGATGTACTTACATAAAGCACCCCATAGACCTTGGTGGCCCAAGCCTGAAAAATTTGCGGAGTTTATCCAAAAGGAATTTCCGGAGCCAGAAACACTTTTCGATGACTATAAAAACCGAGGAACCGCGGCCAAAACTGCCGAAATGAACTTGCTCACCCACATGATGTACAGCCATGACAGTAAAATACGACCTGAGTTAGTTGAAAAGATGGGCGACAAGGTGACACCAAAAGTCGAGGAATTCGACAATGGTTTTTACGGCCCCTACGGTCGTGCGAATGCCGAACAAAAAGCCCAATATGATGTGGTGTTGGATAAGATAAATGCCGACTTCGAAAAAAATTGGCCCAGTATGACTGATGAGGAAAAAATGAAATGGAAATACCAGCGATACATGCAAGACTATTTGGCTTGTATATCTACGGTTGATGATAACGTAGGCCGTGTATTGGATTATCTAGATGAAAGTGGCTTGGCCGAGAATACGATAGTGGTATATACCTCTGACCAAGGTTTTTACTTAGGTGAACACGGGTGGTTCGACAAAAGATTCATTTACGATGAATCATTTAAAACACCACTTCTTATTAAATGGCCGGGTAAAATCGCTCCGGGGTCGGTCGAAAATGAAATGGTTCAAAATCTTGACTTTGCTCAAACCTTTTTGGAGGCTGCCGATATACCTGTGCCTGATGACATGCAAGGCGAAAGCCTTATACCTTTGTTAACGGGCAATAAGGAAAACTGGAACAGAGAAGCGGTTTATTATCAATACTATGAATACCCCAGCGTACATATGGTAAAGCGACATTACGGCATCGTTACCAAAGAATATAAGCTGGCCCATTTCTATTATGACGTAGATGAATGGGAACTCTATGACAGGTTAAAAGATCCGCAAGAGCTCAATAATGTCTACCAGGATCCTGAGTATGCCGATGTGGTAAATGATATGACCCTAAAACTTAAGGAAATAAGAAAAAAATACAAGGATTCTTCTGAATTGGATCAAAAGTACATTGATATCTACAAGAAAATGAAGGCCGAAAAAGAGAACGATTTATAG
- a CDS encoding arylsulfatase A-like enzyme has protein sequence MLGSPSCEGKKEEVPQKAKKPNVILILVDDQGYGDIAALGNPHIKTPNLDRLHAQSARFTDYHVNPTCAPTRAALMTGRNANRTGVWHTINGRSLISGDEVTMAQIFKENGYSTAMFGKWHLGDNYPFRPEDKGFDEVLTHGGGGMEQTMDYWNNDYFDDMYLHNGELKRYQGYSTDVWFNEAIKHIEAKKNEPFFCYLPTNTAHSPYFVEDKYAAPYQGNDAIPLPAFYGMIANIDENVGKLVDYLETSGLSDNTILIFTTDNGTAQGAKTEGHRLDGFIKQGYNAGMRGVKASKYEGGHRVPLFLHWKNGGISVGKDINELTAHYDVLPTLVDMCGLRVSEEIKFDGQSLLPLINGDTKDFNERIVITNSQRTEVPEPWRRTSLMQAKWRLVDGSELYDLKTDPEQKVNIADQHPEKIEAYRKVYEEWWQELLPTYKDLPRIYVGHKAENPVNLYCHDWHTNKDSPWHQRHIRSGYIDNGYWALSVRESGTYSIKLRRWPKETKLALSAEAPIRPAKEGTTVSASKKGKALDIKKARLKIQKTDVEKQVDSTKEYVSFTIDLEEGEANLQTWFTLDSNNTLGAYFVSIEKVEE, from the coding sequence ATGTTAGGGTCACCTTCCTGTGAAGGCAAAAAAGAAGAAGTGCCCCAAAAAGCTAAAAAACCCAACGTGATCCTAATTTTAGTAGATGATCAAGGGTATGGTGATATTGCCGCCTTGGGAAACCCCCATATCAAAACTCCGAATTTAGATCGGCTACACGCTCAAAGTGCTCGTTTTACCGACTACCATGTAAACCCTACCTGTGCACCTACTAGGGCAGCTCTAATGACCGGTCGAAACGCAAATAGAACCGGGGTTTGGCATACGATAAATGGCCGCTCTTTAATTTCAGGGGACGAAGTGACCATGGCCCAAATATTTAAGGAAAATGGTTATAGCACCGCCATGTTCGGCAAATGGCATTTAGGAGATAACTACCCGTTTAGGCCTGAAGACAAGGGTTTTGATGAAGTACTGACCCACGGTGGGGGCGGTATGGAACAAACCATGGATTATTGGAACAACGACTATTTTGATGACATGTACTTGCATAATGGCGAGCTAAAACGTTACCAAGGCTACAGCACAGATGTTTGGTTCAATGAGGCCATAAAGCATATCGAAGCCAAAAAAAATGAGCCTTTCTTTTGTTATTTACCTACCAACACGGCCCACTCCCCTTATTTTGTGGAAGACAAATATGCAGCCCCTTATCAGGGAAATGATGCTATTCCGCTGCCTGCTTTCTATGGAATGATTGCCAACATTGATGAGAACGTGGGAAAATTGGTCGACTATTTAGAAACATCCGGACTCTCTGATAATACCATTCTTATTTTCACGACAGACAATGGTACCGCCCAAGGCGCAAAAACTGAAGGTCATAGGCTAGATGGTTTTATCAAGCAAGGGTATAATGCTGGAATGCGGGGCGTAAAGGCTAGTAAATATGAAGGCGGACATCGAGTGCCTTTGTTTCTACATTGGAAAAATGGCGGTATAAGCGTAGGCAAAGACATTAACGAGCTTACGGCCCACTATGATGTATTGCCTACTTTGGTAGATATGTGCGGCTTAAGGGTGAGTGAAGAAATAAAATTTGATGGTCAAAGCCTTCTTCCCCTGATAAACGGAGATACCAAAGACTTCAATGAACGAATTGTAATTACCAATTCACAAAGAACCGAAGTACCGGAGCCTTGGCGAAGAACATCGTTGATGCAGGCTAAATGGCGATTGGTCGATGGTAGTGAACTTTATGATTTGAAGACCGATCCAGAACAAAAAGTAAATATTGCCGATCAACATCCAGAAAAAATTGAAGCCTACAGAAAGGTATATGAAGAATGGTGGCAAGAACTGCTTCCGACCTATAAAGACTTACCACGGATTTACGTTGGGCATAAAGCGGAAAATCCTGTAAATCTGTATTGCCACGATTGGCATACGAACAAAGATAGCCCTTGGCACCAACGACATATCCGCAGTGGCTATATCGATAACGGCTATTGGGCATTATCCGTAAGGGAAAGCGGCACGTATTCGATAAAGTTGCGACGATGGCCCAAAGAGACCAAATTGGCCTTAAGTGCCGAAGCCCCCATTAGGCCAGCAAAAGAAGGTACTACCGTAAGCGCCAGTAAAAAAGGAAAAGCGTTAGACATTAAAAAAGCACGGTTGAAAATACAGAAAACCGATGTGGAAAAACAAGTAGATTCTACCAAAGAATATGTCAGTTTTACCATCGATCTAGAAGAAGGAGAGGCCAATTTACAAACTTGGTTTACTTTAGATAGTAACAACACCCTAGGGGCCTACTTTGTGAGCATTGAAAAAGTAGAAGAATAG